A portion of the Vreelandella subglaciescola genome contains these proteins:
- the glpK gene encoding glycerol kinase GlpK, whose amino-acid sequence MPSYILAVDQGTTSSRAMLFDRRGQVAGSAQQEFTQHYPSDGWVEHDPEELWQSVLATCREVLFRMPEGDTALGLGITNQRETTLLWDRATGEPLYNAIVWQDRRTAEHCQRLRDDGHGGTVQERTGLLIDPYFSATKLAWLLENVDGARARAERGELAFGTVDTFLIWRLTGGQRHLTDATNASRTALFNIHTQQWDDELLALFGIPASLLPEVRDSSDDFGTVEAQWLGGELPIAGVAGDQQAALVGQACFTPGMAKSTYGTGCFMVVNTGEEPARSRNRLLTTVAYRLNGRTTYAMEGSIFVAGATMQWLRDGLKLFENAAESEALACQTRSGHSVYLVPAFTGLGAPYWDPKARGAILGLTRDTGIAEIVAAGLQAVCYQTRDLQRCMHDDMQAPPGKLRVDGGMVRNNWVMQFLADMLGVQVDRPDILETTALGAAFLAGLQLGWYESLDELAALWRCETSFTPTMPDAQRETLYQGWLDAVGRVRSH is encoded by the coding sequence ATGCCGTCGTATATTCTCGCCGTTGATCAGGGGACTACCAGTTCGCGCGCCATGCTGTTTGACCGGCGTGGGCAGGTGGCCGGTAGTGCCCAGCAGGAGTTTACCCAGCATTACCCCAGCGATGGCTGGGTCGAGCACGACCCTGAAGAACTCTGGCAGAGCGTGCTTGCTACCTGCCGCGAGGTGCTTTTCCGCATGCCTGAGGGGGATACTGCGCTGGGACTGGGGATTACCAATCAGCGCGAGACCACGCTGCTGTGGGACCGCGCCACCGGCGAGCCGCTCTACAACGCCATCGTGTGGCAGGACCGGCGCACCGCCGAACACTGCCAGCGCCTGCGCGATGACGGTCATGGCGGAACGGTGCAAGAGCGTACCGGGCTTCTGATCGACCCGTATTTTTCCGCCACTAAACTGGCCTGGCTGCTGGAAAACGTCGACGGCGCCCGCGCGCGTGCCGAACGCGGCGAGCTGGCCTTTGGCACCGTGGATACCTTTCTGATCTGGCGGCTGACCGGCGGGCAGCGCCACCTGACCGATGCCACCAACGCCTCGCGCACCGCGCTGTTCAATATTCATACCCAGCAATGGGATGACGAGCTGCTGGCGCTGTTTGGTATTCCCGCAAGTCTGCTGCCCGAGGTGAGGGACTCAAGCGATGATTTTGGCACCGTTGAGGCGCAGTGGCTGGGCGGCGAGCTGCCGATTGCCGGCGTTGCCGGCGACCAGCAGGCCGCGCTGGTAGGGCAGGCCTGTTTTACCCCGGGCATGGCCAAAAGCACCTACGGCACCGGCTGTTTTATGGTGGTGAATACCGGCGAGGAGCCGGCGCGTTCGCGCAACCGCCTGCTGACCACCGTGGCCTACCGGCTGAACGGGCGGACGACCTACGCCATGGAAGGCAGCATTTTTGTTGCGGGGGCCACCATGCAGTGGCTGCGCGACGGGCTCAAACTGTTTGAAAACGCTGCTGAAAGCGAAGCATTGGCGTGCCAGACCCGCAGCGGCCACAGCGTGTATCTGGTGCCGGCGTTTACCGGCCTGGGCGCGCCGTACTGGGACCCCAAAGCGCGCGGCGCGATTCTGGGGCTGACCCGGGATACCGGCATCGCAGAAATCGTCGCCGCCGGGCTTCAGGCCGTGTGCTATCAGACCCGGGACTTGCAGCGCTGCATGCACGATGACATGCAGGCGCCGCCCGGTAAGCTGCGAGTCGACGGCGGCATGGTCAGAAATAACTGGGTCATGCAGTTCCTGGCCGACATGCTCGGTGTACAGGTGGATCGCCCGGATATTCTCGAAACCACCGCGCTGGGCGCGGCGTTTCTGGCCGGTCTGCAGCTGGGCTGGTACGAAAGCCTTGATGAGCTGGCCGCCCTCTGGCGCTGCGAAACAAGCTTTACGCCCACCATGCCCGACGCCCAGCGCGAAACGCTTTATCAGGGCTGGCTGGACGCCGTGGGGCGAGTGCGCTCGCACTGA
- a CDS encoding glycerol-3-phosphate dehydrogenase/oxidase: MPNASTLRQRNRDRLEHESFDVLIVGGGINGAAAAAALAGKGVKVALIDRGDFAGSTSMHSSNLVWGGIKYLESNDFALVRRLCKSRNHLIKSYPSTVEEIRFLTTIGKHFRYRPSYLYAGTWLYWLMGNGFTRTPRLFSPRKIKRLEPIINTEGAAGGFEYSDAYLHDNDARFVFGFIRRALDNGAAAVNYVASEGAEHTDQGWVARVRDLTDDTTFSLRAKVMINAAGPWVDRHNTLTGQQTDYHHLYSKGIHLIVPQLTAARRVLAFFADDGRLFFVIPMGTRTCIGTTDTHTPTPEVGITREDVDFVLDNINKRLALSAPLTRADIISTRCGVRPLAVKAEQGDQRDFLQLSRKHVVDINAAQAHLSIFGGKLTDCLNVGEEVTREVQALGVALPCAAAKWYGEPANAVKQTFMRKARRMGLDALTPAGFTEPLSQRLWRRYAGQALVLLERIEQDPREAEPLIDGAEYLRGELDFACRDEMITRLEDFLRRRTKISLVVPHATLRDSPGLWEACQRLFGERAQARFDEYFAHPPEATAGTLSADQCERTRPTASSQP; the protein is encoded by the coding sequence ATGCCCAATGCCAGCACACTTCGCCAGCGCAACCGCGACCGGCTCGAACACGAGTCTTTTGATGTTTTGATCGTTGGCGGCGGGATCAACGGGGCGGCGGCCGCCGCCGCGCTGGCGGGCAAAGGCGTCAAGGTGGCGCTGATCGACCGCGGCGACTTTGCCGGCAGTACCAGCATGCATTCCTCCAACCTGGTATGGGGCGGCATCAAATATCTGGAAAGCAACGATTTTGCGCTGGTGCGCAGGCTGTGCAAAAGCCGTAACCACCTGATCAAAAGTTACCCGTCAACGGTTGAGGAAATCCGTTTTCTCACCACCATTGGCAAGCACTTTCGCTATCGGCCCAGCTACCTTTATGCCGGCACCTGGCTTTACTGGCTGATGGGCAACGGTTTTACCCGCACGCCCCGGCTGTTTTCGCCGCGGAAAATCAAACGTTTGGAACCGATCATCAACACCGAGGGGGCGGCTGGCGGCTTCGAGTATTCCGATGCCTACCTGCACGATAACGATGCTCGCTTTGTGTTCGGTTTTATCCGCCGCGCGTTGGATAACGGCGCGGCGGCGGTCAATTACGTGGCCTCAGAAGGCGCCGAGCACACCGATCAAGGGTGGGTAGCGCGGGTACGCGATCTCACCGATGACACCACGTTCAGCCTGCGCGCCAAAGTGATGATCAACGCCGCCGGCCCCTGGGTTGACCGGCACAATACCCTGACCGGCCAGCAGACCGACTACCATCACCTGTATTCCAAGGGCATTCACCTGATCGTGCCGCAGCTGACCGCTGCCCGGCGCGTGCTGGCGTTTTTCGCCGACGATGGCCGGCTTTTTTTCGTGATTCCCATGGGCACGCGCACCTGCATAGGCACCACCGACACCCACACGCCCACCCCCGAGGTCGGGATCACCCGGGAAGATGTGGATTTTGTGCTGGATAACATCAACAAGCGCCTGGCCCTAAGCGCCCCGCTGACCCGCGCCGACATTATTTCAACCCGCTGCGGCGTCAGGCCGCTGGCCGTCAAGGCGGAACAGGGCGACCAACGCGATTTTTTGCAGCTGTCGCGCAAGCACGTGGTCGATATCAACGCCGCACAGGCGCACCTGAGCATTTTTGGCGGCAAGCTGACCGACTGCCTGAACGTGGGCGAAGAAGTGACCCGGGAAGTACAGGCGCTGGGCGTTGCTCTGCCCTGCGCCGCAGCCAAATGGTATGGCGAACCCGCCAACGCGGTAAAACAGACGTTTATGCGCAAAGCCAGGCGCATGGGGCTGGATGCGCTGACGCCCGCCGGCTTTACCGAGCCGTTATCCCAACGTCTGTGGCGGCGCTACGCCGGCCAGGCGCTGGTGCTGCTGGAACGCATTGAGCAAGACCCGCGCGAAGCCGAGCCGCTGATTGACGGCGCCGAGTACCTGCGTGGCGAACTGGACTTTGCCTGCCGGGATGAAATGATCACCCGGCTGGAGGATTTTTTACGCCGGCGCACCAAAATTTCACTGGTGGTGCCCCACGCCACGCTGCGCGATTCGCCGGGGCTTTGGGAAGCCTGCCAACGGCTTTTCGGCGAACGGGCGCAGGCGCGCTTTGATGAATATTTTGCTCACCCGCCGGAAGCAACAGCCGGTACCTTGAGCGCCGATCAGTGCGAGCGCACTCGCCCCACGGCGTCCAGCCAGCCCTGA
- a CDS encoding acyl-CoA dehydrogenase encodes MLTLFLIVLAVIGLLVVMRREAGASATLLVLGVLGLVGLGLGAPVIGVLLLIGAAVTAVAGLPVLRRMWLTPRLFAMFKKVAPKVSDTERTALEAGTVSWDGELFSGKPQWSKLLDYADSGLTDDEQVFLDVQCAKAAGMCNAWDIARERADLPQELWDYLKKEGFFGMIIPKEYGGLGFSAKGQSMVLQKLAVNETLMVTVGVPNSLGPGELLLKYGTEEQKDHYLPRLSDGREIPCFGLTGPRAGSDATSLPDTGIVCKQMVDGKEVLGLRLNFEKRWITLAPIATVVGLAFRLFDPDNLLGEKEDRGITLALIPRDTHGMEIGRRHAPIGSPFLNGPIKGKDVFVPLSTIIGGEPMIGEGWRMLVECLSIGRCITLPSGATGTARYALGWSGGFTRIRRQFNVPVAEMEGVQEPLARMASMAYIAQATVYQTANLIDHGEKPAVPSAILKSQLTEFQRVLLSDAMDVHGGKAVTLGPRNYLGIGYSANPVAITVEGANIMTRNLMIFGQGAIRCHPYVLDELAAKDANDAKAFDKAFFGHIGLIFGNAARAFTLGFGLGKPAVPFSAPANVYAQDIARLSAGFGLCADAAMASLGSALKKREMLSARLGDVLSNLYLASMVLKQWEAGDKVEGEEALLHFSCRFLLQRAEQAFVEIFDNLPNRALGKTLKRIVMPTGRRWNKPHDDLARDIAKRVSTHSALRTHLLANTWDQNDGAQPNPLATYNALLIEYDRADALYRKLNKAYAKGELPKTALHPEQRVEAGLEKGLISDEDAQFMRDFEAQVLELLTVDDFAYDELASNKAKVIYHNAPIAGHQAPADPAHTTH; translated from the coding sequence ATGCTCACCTTATTTTTGATTGTGCTGGCCGTGATTGGCCTGCTGGTGGTGATGCGGCGCGAAGCCGGAGCCTCGGCCACGCTGCTGGTGCTTGGCGTGCTGGGCCTTGTAGGCCTTGGCCTGGGCGCGCCAGTGATTGGCGTGTTGTTGTTGATCGGTGCGGCGGTGACCGCCGTTGCCGGCCTGCCGGTGCTGCGCCGGATGTGGCTGACTCCGCGGCTTTTTGCCATGTTCAAAAAAGTCGCGCCCAAAGTGTCCGACACCGAGCGCACCGCCCTTGAGGCCGGCACCGTTTCTTGGGACGGCGAGCTTTTCTCCGGCAAACCCCAGTGGAGCAAGCTGCTCGACTATGCCGACAGCGGATTAACCGATGACGAACAGGTCTTTCTTGACGTCCAGTGCGCCAAGGCGGCGGGCATGTGCAACGCCTGGGATATCGCCCGGGAGCGCGCCGACCTGCCCCAGGAGCTTTGGGACTACCTGAAAAAAGAAGGCTTTTTCGGGATGATTATCCCCAAAGAATACGGCGGGCTGGGCTTTTCCGCCAAGGGGCAATCGATGGTGCTGCAAAAGCTTGCCGTCAACGAAACGCTGATGGTCACGGTTGGCGTGCCCAACTCGTTGGGCCCGGGCGAGCTACTGCTGAAATACGGCACCGAAGAGCAGAAAGACCACTATCTGCCGCGCCTGTCCGATGGCCGCGAGATCCCCTGCTTTGGCCTGACCGGCCCTCGCGCGGGCTCTGATGCCACGTCGCTTCCCGATACCGGCATCGTCTGCAAGCAAATGGTCGACGGTAAAGAAGTGCTGGGCCTGCGCCTGAACTTTGAAAAGCGCTGGATTACGCTGGCGCCCATCGCCACGGTCGTCGGCCTGGCCTTTCGCCTGTTTGACCCGGACAACCTGCTCGGCGAAAAAGAAGACCGCGGCATTACGCTGGCGCTGATTCCCCGAGATACCCACGGCATGGAAATCGGCCGGCGCCACGCGCCCATCGGCAGCCCGTTCCTTAACGGCCCGATCAAGGGCAAGGACGTGTTCGTACCGCTTTCCACCATCATCGGCGGTGAGCCCATGATCGGCGAAGGCTGGCGCATGCTGGTCGAATGTTTGTCCATCGGCCGTTGCATCACCCTGCCCTCGGGCGCTACCGGCACCGCGCGCTATGCGCTGGGCTGGAGCGGCGGCTTTACCCGCATTCGCCGTCAGTTCAACGTGCCGGTGGCCGAAATGGAAGGCGTTCAGGAACCGCTGGCGCGCATGGCTTCGATGGCCTACATCGCCCAGGCCACCGTGTACCAAACCGCGAACCTGATCGACCACGGCGAGAAGCCCGCCGTGCCCTCGGCGATTCTGAAAAGCCAGCTGACCGAGTTCCAGCGCGTGTTGCTTAGCGACGCCATGGACGTCCACGGCGGCAAGGCCGTCACGCTTGGCCCGCGCAACTACCTCGGCATCGGCTATAGCGCCAACCCGGTGGCCATCACCGTGGAAGGCGCCAACATCATGACCCGCAACCTGATGATCTTCGGTCAGGGGGCGATCCGCTGCCATCCTTATGTGCTCGACGAGCTGGCAGCGAAAGATGCCAATGATGCCAAGGCGTTCGACAAAGCGTTCTTCGGCCATATCGGGCTGATTTTCGGCAACGCCGCTCGCGCCTTCACTCTCGGGTTTGGCCTCGGCAAACCTGCTGTGCCGTTCAGCGCCCCGGCTAACGTTTACGCCCAGGATATCGCGCGGCTTTCCGCCGGCTTTGGCCTGTGCGCCGACGCCGCCATGGCGAGCCTTGGCTCGGCGCTCAAAAAGCGCGAAATGCTCTCCGCGCGGCTGGGCGACGTGCTCTCCAACCTGTACCTGGCCTCGATGGTGCTCAAGCAGTGGGAAGCCGGCGACAAGGTAGAAGGCGAAGAAGCGCTGCTGCACTTCAGCTGCCGCTTTTTGCTCCAACGCGCCGAGCAGGCGTTTGTCGAGATCTTTGACAACCTGCCTAACCGCGCGCTGGGCAAAACGCTGAAGCGGATCGTGATGCCCACCGGCCGCCGCTGGAATAAGCCCCACGACGACCTGGCGCGTGATATCGCCAAGCGTGTTTCCACGCACTCGGCGCTGCGCACCCACCTGCTGGCCAACACCTGGGATCAGAACGACGGCGCGCAACCCAACCCGCTGGCCACCTACAACGCTCTGCTGATTGAATACGACCGTGCTGACGCGCTCTACCGTAAGCTCAACAAAGCCTACGCCAAGGGCGAGCTGCCTAAAACGGCGCTGCACCCCGAGCAGCGGGTAGAGGCCGGCCTTGAGAAAGGCCTGATCAGCGACGAAGACGCCCAGTTCATGCGCGACTTCGAAGCCCAGGTGCTGGAGCTTCTCACCGTGGACGACTTCGCCTACGACGAACTGGCAAGCAATAAAGCCAAGGTGATTTATCACAACGCCCCGATAGCGGGACACCAGGCGCCGGCGGATCCGGCGCACACAACGCACTAG
- the betA gene encoding choline dehydrogenase encodes MSQLREFDYVIIGAGSAGNVLAARLSEDSDASVLLLEAGGPDYRLDFRTQMPAALAYPLQGTRNNWAFETDPEPHMGGRRMECGRGKGLGGSSLINGMCYIRGNALDYDGWAKHPGLEDWDYLSCLPYFKKSERRDTGANDYHGGDGPIDVATPRTASNNPLYRTFIDAGVQAGYAETDDVNGYRQEGFGPMDRFVTPKGRRASTARGYLDAAKQRANVTIETHALTDVIEFDGKRATGVRYTRKGQPMRAHARREVLLCAGAIASPQILQRSGIGAVSLLDALDITPVHALPGVGENLQDHLEMYLQYECKEPISLYPALKWYNQPKIGAQWLFAGTGIGASNQFEACAFIRSNENEAWPNLQYHFLPIAISYNGKSAVQAHGFQAHVGSMRSESRGRVRLTSKDPSTAPSILFNYMATPKDWQEFRDGIRLTREIIRQPAFDDYRGREIAPGVAADSDAELDAFIQQKAETAYHPCGTCRMGEDAMAVTDGQGRVHGVENLRVVDASLFPLIPAGNLNAPTIMLAEKIADKIRGRTPLPRRDVPYYVA; translated from the coding sequence ATGTCCCAACTCCGCGAATTTGACTATGTGATTATCGGCGCCGGCTCGGCGGGCAACGTGCTCGCCGCGCGCCTTAGCGAAGACAGCGACGCTAGCGTGTTGCTGCTGGAAGCCGGCGGCCCCGACTACCGCTTGGATTTTCGCACCCAGATGCCCGCCGCGCTGGCCTACCCGCTGCAGGGCACGCGTAACAACTGGGCATTTGAAACCGACCCCGAGCCACACATGGGCGGCCGGCGCATGGAGTGCGGCCGCGGCAAGGGGCTGGGCGGCTCTTCGCTGATCAACGGCATGTGCTACATCCGCGGCAACGCGCTGGACTACGACGGCTGGGCGAAACACCCGGGGCTTGAAGACTGGGATTACCTCAGCTGCCTGCCCTACTTCAAAAAGTCCGAGCGCCGTGATACCGGCGCCAACGACTACCACGGCGGCGACGGGCCAATTGACGTGGCCACTCCGCGGACGGCGAGTAACAACCCGCTGTACCGCACCTTTATCGACGCCGGCGTGCAGGCCGGCTACGCCGAAACCGACGACGTCAACGGCTACCGCCAGGAAGGCTTCGGCCCCATGGATCGCTTCGTTACGCCCAAAGGCCGCCGCGCCTCGACCGCCCGCGGCTATCTGGATGCCGCCAAACAACGTGCTAACGTGACCATTGAAACCCATGCGCTCACCGACGTGATCGAGTTTGACGGCAAGCGCGCCACGGGCGTGCGCTATACGCGCAAAGGCCAGCCGATGCGGGCCCATGCGCGCCGCGAGGTGCTGCTGTGCGCCGGCGCCATTGCCTCGCCGCAGATACTCCAGCGCTCGGGTATCGGCGCGGTCTCGCTGCTTGATGCGCTGGATATTACCCCGGTGCATGCGCTGCCCGGCGTGGGCGAAAACCTGCAGGACCATCTGGAAATGTACCTGCAGTACGAGTGCAAAGAGCCAATTTCGCTCTACCCCGCGCTCAAGTGGTACAACCAGCCTAAAATCGGCGCGCAGTGGCTGTTTGCCGGCACCGGCATCGGCGCCAGCAACCAGTTTGAAGCCTGTGCCTTTATCCGCAGCAATGAAAACGAAGCCTGGCCGAACCTGCAGTATCACTTTTTGCCCATCGCCATCAGCTACAACGGCAAAAGTGCGGTACAGGCCCACGGCTTTCAGGCGCACGTCGGCTCGATGCGCTCGGAAAGTCGCGGCCGCGTTCGCCTGACCTCGAAAGACCCGAGTACCGCCCCCAGCATTCTGTTCAACTACATGGCCACGCCGAAAGACTGGCAGGAGTTTCGCGACGGCATCCGCCTGACCCGCGAGATCATCCGCCAGCCGGCGTTTGACGACTATCGCGGGCGTGAAATTGCCCCGGGTGTCGCCGCCGATTCCGATGCCGAGCTGGACGCCTTCATTCAGCAAAAGGCCGAAACCGCCTATCATCCGTGCGGCACCTGTCGTATGGGCGAAGACGCTATGGCGGTCACCGACGGCCAGGGCCGGGTTCATGGCGTAGAGAACCTGCGCGTAGTGGATGCCTCGCTGTTTCCGCTGATTCCTGCCGGCAACCTCAACGCGCCAACGATTATGCTGGCGGAAAAAATCGCCGACAAGATTCGTGGCCGCACGCCGCTGCCTCGCCGCGATGTGCCCTACTATGTCGCCTGA
- the betB gene encoding betaine-aldehyde dehydrogenase, whose product MAHDIQPLYIDGHPVTATSGDTFSVTNPFDASLLATIGQASEADVDAAVASAVRGQKVWAAMTGMERARVLHRAVALLREQNDALAELETRNTGKPLSETTAVDIHTGADALEYYAGLAPALEGSQIPLRESSFVYTRREPLGVIGAIGAWNYPLQIACWKAAPALAAGNAVVFKPSEVTPLTVMKLADIFTQAGLPDGVFNVVHGDGRVGEMLTRHSGIAKISFTGEVGTGKKVMAAAAGSTLKDATMELGGKSPLLVFADADLDRAADAAMMANFYSSGQVCTNGTRVFIERSVKDAFEAKLLERVARIHPGDPLDLSVNFGPLVSFEHQQKVLGYIALGKEEGARVLACDEAAFTQGAFARGAWAAPTIFTDCHDNMRIVREEIFGPVMALLAFDEEDEAIRRANDTEYGLAAGVFSENINRAHRVIHQLEAGICWINTWGDSPAEMPVGGYKQSGIGRENGVETLGHYTQTKSVQVEMGPFESAF is encoded by the coding sequence ATGGCTCACGACATTCAACCGCTCTATATTGACGGCCACCCGGTTACTGCGACCTCGGGCGACACCTTCAGCGTGACCAACCCCTTTGATGCCAGCCTGTTAGCTACCATCGGTCAGGCAAGCGAGGCCGACGTGGACGCCGCCGTCGCCAGTGCCGTGCGTGGCCAGAAAGTCTGGGCGGCGATGACCGGCATGGAGCGCGCCCGGGTACTTCACCGCGCCGTGGCGCTACTGCGTGAGCAAAACGACGCGCTGGCCGAGCTTGAAACCCGCAATACCGGCAAGCCGCTGAGTGAAACCACCGCGGTGGATATTCACACCGGCGCCGATGCCCTTGAGTATTATGCCGGCTTGGCGCCCGCGCTCGAAGGCAGCCAGATACCGCTGCGCGAAAGCTCTTTTGTCTACACCCGCCGCGAGCCGCTGGGCGTGATTGGCGCTATTGGCGCGTGGAACTACCCGCTGCAAATTGCCTGCTGGAAAGCCGCTCCGGCGCTCGCCGCAGGCAATGCGGTGGTGTTCAAGCCCAGCGAAGTCACCCCGCTGACCGTCATGAAGCTGGCCGACATTTTCACCCAGGCCGGCCTGCCCGACGGCGTGTTCAACGTGGTTCACGGCGACGGCCGCGTGGGCGAAATGCTGACGCGCCACTCAGGGATAGCCAAGATTTCTTTTACCGGCGAAGTGGGCACCGGCAAGAAAGTCATGGCCGCCGCTGCCGGTTCCACGCTGAAAGACGCCACCATGGAGCTGGGCGGCAAGTCGCCGCTGCTGGTCTTCGCCGATGCCGACCTTGACCGCGCCGCCGACGCCGCGATGATGGCCAATTTCTACTCCAGCGGGCAGGTCTGCACTAATGGTACCCGCGTATTTATTGAGCGCTCGGTGAAAGACGCGTTTGAAGCCAAGCTGCTTGAGCGCGTAGCGCGCATTCACCCCGGCGACCCGCTCGACCTCAGCGTCAACTTCGGCCCGCTGGTGAGCTTTGAGCATCAGCAAAAAGTGCTGGGCTACATCGCACTGGGTAAGGAAGAAGGCGCGCGCGTACTGGCCTGCGACGAGGCGGCGTTTACCCAAGGCGCGTTCGCTCGCGGCGCCTGGGCGGCTCCCACTATCTTTACCGACTGCCATGACAACATGCGCATCGTGCGTGAGGAAATCTTTGGCCCGGTGATGGCGCTGCTCGCCTTTGATGAAGAAGATGAAGCCATCCGCCGCGCCAACGACACCGAGTACGGCCTGGCCGCCGGCGTGTTCAGCGAAAACATCAACCGCGCGCACCGCGTCATTCATCAGCTGGAAGCGGGCATCTGCTGGATCAACACCTGGGGCGACTCGCCCGCTGAAATGCCCGTGGGTGGCTATAAGCAGTCGGGTATTGGGCGGGAAAACGGCGTTGAGACGCTTGGCCACTACACCCAGACCAAATCGGTTCAGGTGGAAATGGGCCCGTTTGAGTCGGCGTTTTAA
- the betI gene encoding transcriptional regulator BetI: protein MPKVGMEPIRRQQLINATMNAINEVGLADATIVRIARHAGVSAGIISHYFGGKDGLLEATMRQILTDLGNAVGSRRRELDDDSPRALIGAVIEGNFDHTQVTGPAAKTWLAFWTSSMHKPALARLQNVNDRRLYDNLCYHFSRVMPRVEARNAARGLAAMIDGLWLRGALTPGGLNADGARRLAFAYLDQLLAHHCGTTAA from the coding sequence GTGCCCAAGGTGGGAATGGAGCCAATACGCCGTCAGCAGTTAATCAACGCCACCATGAACGCGATTAACGAGGTGGGGCTGGCTGACGCGACGATAGTGCGCATTGCGCGCCATGCCGGCGTTTCGGCGGGCATTATAAGCCATTATTTTGGCGGCAAGGACGGCCTGCTTGAAGCGACAATGCGCCAGATTCTCACCGATCTTGGCAACGCCGTCGGTTCGCGCCGGCGCGAGCTTGACGACGACTCGCCCCGCGCCCTCATCGGCGCGGTGATCGAAGGCAACTTCGACCACACCCAGGTGACCGGCCCCGCCGCCAAGACCTGGCTTGCCTTCTGGACGAGCAGCATGCACAAACCCGCGCTGGCACGGCTGCAAAACGTCAACGACCGCCGCCTGTACGACAACCTGTGCTACCACTTCTCCCGGGTGATGCCTCGCGTAGAGGCTCGCAATGCCGCACGCGGCCTGGCCGCGATGATCGATGGCCTCTGGCTGCGTGGCGCGCTCACGCCCGGCGGGCTCAACGCCGACGGCGCGCGGCGCCTGGCCTTCGCCTACCTTGACCAGCTGTTAGCCCACCACTGTGGCACCACCGCAGCATAA